A stretch of Cicer arietinum cultivar CDC Frontier isolate Library 1 chromosome 5, Cicar.CDCFrontier_v2.0, whole genome shotgun sequence DNA encodes these proteins:
- the LOC101493268 gene encoding uncharacterized protein isoform X2, with protein MKGEKNTNNHNNMVAISLYRGNLHRTPDVPRRWLMPNPKISLKDFKSLLARRSKALSRSNPKPNPNPNPNPNPNGSQSQLPTNHGEGPSTTNQKETEFVALKKPLDGSDSLTDYKNDDLEKASEGGAATSMEKQIDPIVGNEDLVDDKEKRKKEVESKLEVLNAKKHNLVLVLKQILNAEEELKRRNSVQQQGVAMRGPSVPLKADGTNDTSSVTRYMAPRLGSEGNLVGDVDGGEADDFTNHNMQHSRLVLRTSSMSPSSESPLRRTPSIQQNMDT; from the exons atgaaaggagaaaaaaatacaaacaaccACAATAACATGGTCGCAATTTCACTATACAGAGGAAATCTTCACAGAACACCAGACGTTCCTCGTCGATGGCTTATGCCAAATCCAAAAATCTCTCTTAAAGATTTCAAATCCCTTTTAGCTCGTCGTTCCAAAGCACTCTCTCGTTCAAACCCCAAACCCAACCccaaccctaaccctaaccctaaccctaatgGCTCTCAATCACAACTACCTACCAATCATGGTGAGGGCCCATCCACCACAAACCAAAAAGAAACGGAATTCGTTGCTTTGAAGAAACCTCTTGATGGATCTGATTCGTTAACTGATTATAAGAATGATGATTTGGAGAAAGCATCTGAAGGTGGTGCTGCAACTTCCATGGAAAAACAGATTGATCCT ATTGTTGGAAATGAAGATCTGGTTGATGATAAAgagaaaaggaaaaaggaagttGAGAGCAAGTTAGAAGTTTTGAATGCCAAGAAACATAATCTGGTGTTAGTCTTAAAGCAG ATTCTAAATGCAGAAGAGGAATTGAAGAGACGCAACAGCGTGCAACAGCAAGGGGTTGCAATGCGTGGTCCTTCTGTTCCACTTAAAGCTGATGGGACCAATGATACCAGTTCAGTCACCAGGTATATGGCTCCAAGGTTGGGCTCTGAGGGAAATCTTGTTGGTGATGTGGATGGTGGTGAAGCTGATGATTTTACTAATCATAATATGCAGCATTCTCGCCTTGTACTTCGGACAAGTAGCATGTCTCCTTCTTCAGAGTCCCCTCTTAGGAGGACCCCTAGTATTCAACAGAACATG GATACATGA
- the LOC101493268 gene encoding uncharacterized protein isoform X1, with translation MKGEKNTNNHNNMVAISLYRGNLHRTPDVPRRWLMPNPKISLKDFKSLLARRSKALSRSNPKPNPNPNPNPNPNGSQSQLPTNHGEGPSTTNQKETEFVALKKPLDGSDSLTDYKNDDLEKASEGGAATSMEKQIDPIVGNEDLVDDKEKRKKEVESKLEVLNAKKHNLVLVLKQILNAEEELKRRNSVQQQGVAMRGPSVPLKADGTNDTSSVTRYMAPRLGSEGNLVGDVDGGEADDFTNHNMQHSRLVLRTSSMSPSSESPLRRTPSIQQNMASHPARASFTAAGSPSRFAHAGQQGNPANLPSVSVSGASYIASSPSPVASGGTSVFRDARHQSPWK, from the exons atgaaaggagaaaaaaatacaaacaaccACAATAACATGGTCGCAATTTCACTATACAGAGGAAATCTTCACAGAACACCAGACGTTCCTCGTCGATGGCTTATGCCAAATCCAAAAATCTCTCTTAAAGATTTCAAATCCCTTTTAGCTCGTCGTTCCAAAGCACTCTCTCGTTCAAACCCCAAACCCAACCccaaccctaaccctaaccctaaccctaatgGCTCTCAATCACAACTACCTACCAATCATGGTGAGGGCCCATCCACCACAAACCAAAAAGAAACGGAATTCGTTGCTTTGAAGAAACCTCTTGATGGATCTGATTCGTTAACTGATTATAAGAATGATGATTTGGAGAAAGCATCTGAAGGTGGTGCTGCAACTTCCATGGAAAAACAGATTGATCCT ATTGTTGGAAATGAAGATCTGGTTGATGATAAAgagaaaaggaaaaaggaagttGAGAGCAAGTTAGAAGTTTTGAATGCCAAGAAACATAATCTGGTGTTAGTCTTAAAGCAG ATTCTAAATGCAGAAGAGGAATTGAAGAGACGCAACAGCGTGCAACAGCAAGGGGTTGCAATGCGTGGTCCTTCTGTTCCACTTAAAGCTGATGGGACCAATGATACCAGTTCAGTCACCAGGTATATGGCTCCAAGGTTGGGCTCTGAGGGAAATCTTGTTGGTGATGTGGATGGTGGTGAAGCTGATGATTTTACTAATCATAATATGCAGCATTCTCGCCTTGTACTTCGGACAAGTAGCATGTCTCCTTCTTCAGAGTCCCCTCTTAGGAGGACCCCTAGTATTCAACAGAACATG GCTTCACACCCTGCTCGGGCAAGTTTCACGGCTGCTGGTAGTCCATCACGCTTTGCTCATGCAGGACAGCAAGGGAATCCAGCTAACCTACCTTCTGTGTCTGTGTCAGGAGCTAGTTACATTGCATCATCCCCTTCCCCAGTAGCATCTGGTGGCACTTCTGTTTTTAGAGATGCTCGGCACCAAAGTCCATGGAAGTAG